A single genomic interval of Gossypium raimondii isolate GPD5lz chromosome 11, ASM2569854v1, whole genome shotgun sequence harbors:
- the LOC105802859 gene encoding probably inactive receptor-like protein kinase At2g46850, with protein MLPLLLVWFTLVSLNQPGICLQHRQQLQPVLLPNGCDDKCGRLHIPFPFHLNTSCASVSNAFHLSCLNSTTLYLHIGIQSYRVLDFFSDGILVDFPGTGSSTCRQYNGLNSFNFAGNDYLGISDDNVIGLYDCEDSSLCKADCETNELPDCDGNRSGALACCYPLSDHSNWHSGDGFSSFAKFGCRGVSSWVVPRGTNSGKRGVKLEWAIPRNKSQGLCASNAVMVSATTVEAGVRCSCQDGLVGDGFANGLGCFKSCIKEGQEAYGGECDNSPKRSQRKLVIVAGVLAPVFILASLFMFLCILKRPVKSGAFDIDQAHYHSTISFRKACRTRLFSYRELDEATRGFDDGQKLVDGTNGTIHAGVLGDGSHIAVQKVQCENERDLIHVLSRIELLSAVLHRNLARLLGCCIESGYTLMVGYEYPANGTLEEHLHNNSGQEFGLDWYKRLSIAAETASILAYLQCEISPPIFHHGLKSSGYIFLDVGFSVKVAGFALLCSSSNTGPLVQKNDVYDFGLLLLEIISGSKHSDMPSLALQKIKSGKLEEIVDPSLYYHEQPIFRREQIEIVADIATRCLLFGGDGKIGMVDVAKELFHLAKESTDGGSKKGSALEETFSNSSLLQMISMSPDSVHLPRIAGPV; from the exons ATGTTACCTCTACTTTTAGTTTGGTTTACTCTCGTATCTCTTAATCAACCAGGCATCTGTTTGCAACATCGTCAGCAACTGCAACCAGTTTTGCTTCCAAATGGGTGCGATGACAAATGCGGCAGGTTGCACAtaccatttccatttcatttgaACACTTCATGTGCCTCTGTTTCCAATGCTTTCCATCTTTCTTGCTTGAATTCAACCACCCTTTACCTCCACATCGGCATTCAAAGCTACCGAGTCCTTGACTTCTTCTCTGATGGTATACTCGTAGACTTTCCTGGAACTGGAAGCTCCACTTGTCGTCAATACAACGGCTTGAATTCCTTCAATTTTGCGGGAAACGACTACTTGGGAATCTCTGATGATAATGTGATAGGTCTATATGATTGTGAAGACTCGTCACTTTGTAAAGCAGATTGTGAGACAAACGAGTTGCCTGATTGTGATGGAAACAGGAGTGGAGCCCTGGCATGCTGTTATCCACTTTCTGATCATAGCAATTGGCATTCAGGGGATGGGTTTTCGAGTTTTGCCAAGTTTGGATGTAGGGGGGTTTCGTCGTGGGTAGTTCCGAGGGGAACCAACAGTGGGAAGCGTGGGGTTAAGTTGGAGTGGGCAATTCCTAGAAATAAATCTCAAGGACTTTGTGCCAGCAATGCAGTTATGGTGAGTGCTACAACGGTAGAAGCAGGGGTCAGGTGCTCCTGTCAGGATGGGCTTGTCGGTGATGGATTTGCAAATGGACTCGGATGCTTCAAGT CCTGCATCAAGGAGGGGCAAGAAGCATATGGTGGGGAATGTGACAACAGCCCAAAACGTAGTCAAAGGAAACTTGTAATTGTGGCTG GTGTTCTTGCTCCAGTTTTCATCCTTGCTTCCTTATTCATGTTCCTTTGCATATTGAAACGACCTGTTAAATCAGGTGCATTTGATATAGACCAGGCTCATTATCATAGTACCATTTCATTTCGGAAAGCTTGTAGGACTAGATTATTCAGTTACAGAGAGCTAGACGAAGCAACCAGAGGGTTTGACGATGGTCAGAAGCTCGTAGATGGAACAAATGGCACAATTCATGCTGGAGTCCTTGGAGATGGTTCACATATAGCTGTGCAGAAGGTGCAGTGCGAGAATGAAAGAGACCTAATTCATGTCCTATCCAGAATTGAGCTTCTATCAGCTGTTTTACATAGGAATTTAGCCCGACTCCTCGGGTGTTGCATTGAATCTGGTTACACCCTGATGGTGGGCTATGAATATCCTGCAAATGGCACCTTGGAGGAACATCTGCATAACAACAGTGGACAAGAATTTGGCCTTGACTGGTATAAGAGGCTAAGCATAGCCGCTGAAACTGCAAGCATCTTAGCATACTTGCAATGTGAAATTTCTCCACCTATCTTTCACCATGGCCTCAAATCATCCGGATACATATTTCTTGACGTGGGTTTCTCAGTTAAGGTTGCAGGGTTTGCACTGCTTTGCTCTAGTTCCAACACTGGCCCCCTTGTTCAGAAAAACGATGTGTATGACTTCGGACTGCTTTTGTTAGAGATAATTTCAGGCTCCAAACATTCAGACATGCCTTCACTAGCCTTGCAAAAGATTAAAAGTGGGAAGCTAGAAGAAATAGTGGATCCATCTCTTTACTACCACGAGCAGCCTATATTTCGAAGAGAGCAAATAGAGATAGTTGCAGACATAGCAACCAGGTGCTTGTTGTTCGGTGGAGATGGCAAAATTGGAATGGTTGATGTCGCAAAGGAGCTGTTTCACCTTGCAAAAGAAAGCACCGATGGAGGAAGTAAAAAGGGAAGTGCATTGGAAgaaacattttcaaattcaagccTGCTTCAGATGATATCCATGTCTCCTGACTCTGTACATTTGCCTCGAATTGCAGGACCAGTTTGA